One Equus quagga isolate Etosha38 chromosome 5, UCLA_HA_Equagga_1.0, whole genome shotgun sequence genomic window carries:
- the TXNDC9 gene encoding thioredoxin domain-containing protein 9, with protein sequence MEANASVDMFSKVLENQLLQTTKLVEEHLDSEIQKLDQMDEDELERLKEKRLEALRKAQQQKQEWLSKGHGEYREIPSERDFFQEVKESKKVVCHFYRDSTFRCKILDRHLVILSKKHLETKFLKLNVEKAPFLCERLRIKVIPTLALVKDGKTQDYVVGFTDLGNTDDFTTETLEWRLGCSDILNYSGNLMEPPFQSQKKFGTNFTKLEKKTIRGKKYDSDSDDD encoded by the exons ATGGAAGCTAATGCATCTGTTGACATGTTTTCAAAAGTCTTGGAGAATCAGTTGCTTCAGACTACCAAACTAGTGGAAGAACATTTGGATTCTGAAATTCAGAAACTGGATCAGATGGACGAAGATGAATTGGAACGCCTCAAAGAAAAGAGACTTGAGGCACTAAGGAAAGCTCAACAGCAGAAACAA GAATGGCTTTCAAAAGGACATGGAGAATACAGAGAAATCCCTAGCGAGAGAGACTTTTTTCAAGAAGTAAAGGAGAGTAAAAAAGTGGTTTGCCATTTCTACAGAGACTCCACATTCAG GTGTAAAATACTAGACAGACATTTGGTGATACTGTCCAAGAAACATCTTGAGACCAAATTTTTGAAGCTGAATGTGGAAAAAGCACCTTTCCTTTGTGAGAGACTGCGTATCAAAGTCATTCCTACACTAGCACTGGTAAAAGATGGGAAAACACAAGATTATGTTGTTGGATTCACTGACCTAGGAAATACAGATGACTTCACCACAGAAACTTTAGAGTGGAGGCTCGGTTGTTCCGATATTCTTAATTACAG tgGAAATTTAATGGAGCCACCATTTCAAAGCCAAAAGAAATTTGGAACAAACTTCacaaagctggaaaagaaaactatCCGAGGAAAGAAATATGATTCAGACTCTGATGATGATTAG